The Coleofasciculaceae cyanobacterium genome window below encodes:
- a CDS encoding NAD-binding protein, producing MYLIIVGGGAVTKQLIAVAQGQGHKIAVIEKKAERAGEIMQKFNVSIFQADIATGGILDEANVDRADAIIATTNDDSVNLMAMI from the coding sequence ATGTATTTGATTATTGTTGGTGGGGGGGCTGTTACCAAACAGCTTATTGCAGTTGCCCAAGGACAAGGGCATAAAATTGCCGTAATCGAGAAAAAAGCAGAACGCGCTGGTGAAATCATGCAAAAGTTTAATGTGAGTATATTTCAGGCTGATATTGCCACAGGTGGAATTCTTGATGAAGCCAATGTAGATCGCGCCGATGCAATTATTGCCACTACTAATGATGATTCGGTTAATTTGATGGCAATGATTTGA